The Benincasa hispida cultivar B227 chromosome 9, ASM972705v1, whole genome shotgun sequence genome has a segment encoding these proteins:
- the LOC120084689 gene encoding S-protein homolog 1-like, giving the protein MRNVVVLWLATAALVGAQIPRWSVPPPQPSRYYVHVVNGLSNADMVVHCQSKDDDLGYHHLVNRGDDYQWNFKENFWGTTLFWCKLEKPNAYVSFESFWPESFKNTWLRDRCGTQGTCIWTAKDDGIYLRNMPINVDEFVHKWLPTS; this is encoded by the coding sequence atgagAAATGTGGTCGTTTTGTGGCTTGCCACAGCGGCGTTGGTCGGGGCTCAGATTCCGAGGTGGTCGGTACCTCCACCACAACCTTCGAGGTATTATGTTCACGTGGTAAACGGGCTAAGCAACGCCGATATGGTTGTGCATTGCCAGTCCAAGGACGATGATTTGGGATATCACCATTTGGTTAACCGTGGAGATGATTACCAATGGAACTTTAAGGAAAACTTTTGGGGAACAACCTTGTTTTGGTGCAAATTGGAGAAGCCAAATGCATATGTCTCTTTTGAAAGCTTTTGGCCAGAGTCGTTCAAAAACACTTGGCTCCGTGATAGGTGCGGGACACAAGGAACTTGTATCTGGACAGCTAAAGATGATGGAATTTATTTGAGAAACATGCCGATTAATGTTGATGAGTTTGTTCACAAATGGCTCCCTACCAGTTAA